A stretch of the Streptococcus himalayensis genome encodes the following:
- the rpoB gene encoding DNA-directed RNA polymerase subunit beta, with product MAGHEVQYGKHRTRRSFSRITEVLDLPNLIEIQTDSFKDFLDHGLKEVFEDVLPISNFTDTMELEFVGYEIKEPKYSLEEARIHDASYSAPIFVTFRLINKETGEIKTQEVFFGDFPIMTEMGTFIINGGERIIVSQLVRSPGVYFNDKVDKNGKIGYGSTVIPNRGAWLELETDSKDIAYTRIDRTRKIPFTTLVRALGFSGDDEIFDIFGDSELVRNTIEKDIHKNPMDSRTDEALKEIYERLRPGEPKTAESSRSLLIARFFDPRRYDLAGVGRYKVNKKLSVKTRLLNQTIAEPLVDPETGEILVEAGTVMTRSVIDSIAEHLDGDLNKIVYIPNDSAVLTEPVTLQKFKIVAPTDPERVVTIIGNANPDDKVRVVTPADILAEMSYFLNLAEGLGRVDDIDHLGNRRIRAVGELLANQVRLGLSRMERNVRERMSVQDNEVLTPQQIINIRPVTAAIKEFFGSSQLSQFMDQHNPLSELSHKRRLSALGPGGLTRDRAGYEVRDVHYTHYGRMCPIETPEGPNIGLINNLSSYGHLNRYGFIQTPYRRVDRENGVVTNDIVWLTADEEDEYIVAQANSKLNEKGGFAESVVMGRHQGNNQEFPSSEVDFMDVSPKQVVAVATACIPFLENDDSNRALMGANMQRQAVPLIDPKAPYVGTGMEYQAAHDSGAAVIAQHNGKVTYADADKVEVRREDGSLDVYHIQKFRRSNSGTAYNQRTLVKVGDIVEKGDFIADGPSMENGEMALGQNPIVAYMTWEGYNFEDAVIMSERLVKEDVYTSVHLEEYESETRDTKLGPEEITREIPNVGEDALKNLDEMGIIRIGAEVKEGDILVGKVTPKGEKDLSAEERLLHAIFGDKSREVRDTSLRVPHGADGVVRDVKIFTRANGDELQSGVNMLVRVYIAQKRKIKVGDKMAGRHGNKGVVSRIVPVEDMPYLPDGTPVDIMLNPLGVPSRMNIGQVMELHLGMAARNLGIHIATPVFDGASSEDLWSTVKEAGMDSDAKTILYDGRTGEPFDNRVSVGVMYMIKLHHMVDDKLHARSVGPYSMVTQQPLGGKAQFGGQRFGEMEVWALEAYGASNVLQEILTYKSDDVNGRLKAYEAITKGKPIPKPGVPESFRVLVKELQSLGLDMRVLDEDDQEVELRDLDEGEDDDVIHVDDLEKAREKAAQEAKAAFDAEGKEEPVVETNED from the coding sequence TTGGCAGGACATGAAGTTCAGTACGGCAAGCACCGTACGCGTCGTAGTTTTTCAAGAATCACAGAGGTTCTTGATTTACCAAATTTGATTGAAATCCAAACCGATTCATTCAAGGATTTTTTGGACCATGGCTTGAAAGAGGTCTTTGAGGATGTACTTCCGATTTCAAACTTTACAGATACCATGGAATTGGAATTTGTAGGCTATGAAATCAAGGAGCCAAAATATAGTTTGGAAGAAGCTCGTATCCACGATGCCAGCTACTCTGCACCTATTTTTGTGACTTTCCGTTTGATCAATAAAGAAACCGGTGAAATCAAGACCCAAGAAGTTTTCTTTGGTGATTTTCCAATCATGACTGAAATGGGAACCTTCATCATCAATGGTGGTGAGCGGATTATCGTTAGTCAGTTGGTTCGTTCGCCAGGCGTTTATTTCAATGATAAGGTTGATAAAAACGGGAAGATTGGCTATGGTTCAACGGTAATTCCAAACCGTGGAGCTTGGCTAGAGTTGGAGACGGACTCAAAAGATATTGCCTACACACGGATTGACCGGACGCGTAAAATTCCGTTTACAACCTTGGTTCGTGCGTTAGGATTCTCTGGGGATGATGAAATCTTTGACATCTTTGGAGATAGCGAGTTAGTTCGCAACACCATTGAAAAAGACATTCATAAAAATCCAATGGATTCTCGGACAGACGAGGCCTTGAAAGAAATCTATGAACGCCTTCGTCCGGGTGAGCCTAAGACAGCAGAAAGTTCACGTAGCCTTTTGATTGCTCGTTTCTTTGACCCACGTCGCTATGATTTAGCAGGTGTTGGACGTTACAAGGTTAATAAAAAGTTAAGCGTGAAAACACGTTTGCTCAATCAAACCATTGCAGAGCCCTTAGTGGATCCTGAAACAGGTGAAATCCTTGTCGAAGCTGGAACAGTGATGACACGCAGTGTGATTGATAGCATTGCAGAGCATTTGGATGGTGATTTGAATAAGATCGTTTATATTCCAAATGATTCAGCAGTATTAACTGAGCCAGTCACTCTTCAAAAATTCAAAATTGTGGCACCGACAGATCCAGAACGCGTGGTGACCATTATTGGCAATGCCAATCCAGATGATAAGGTGCGTGTGGTGACACCGGCTGATATCTTGGCAGAGATGAGCTACTTCTTGAACCTGGCAGAAGGGCTTGGTCGTGTTGATGATATTGACCACCTTGGAAATCGTCGGATTCGTGCGGTTGGGGAATTGCTTGCTAACCAAGTGCGTCTTGGTCTTTCTCGGATGGAGAGAAATGTGCGTGAGCGGATGAGTGTTCAGGACAACGAAGTGTTGACTCCGCAACAAATCATCAATATTCGCCCTGTCACAGCAGCGATTAAAGAATTCTTTGGGTCATCTCAGTTGTCACAGTTCATGGACCAACACAATCCATTGTCTGAGTTATCTCACAAACGTCGTTTGTCAGCCTTGGGACCTGGTGGTTTGACTCGGGACCGTGCTGGTTATGAGGTTCGGGACGTGCATTACACGCATTACGGTCGTATGTGTCCGATTGAAACGCCTGAGGGACCAAATATCGGTTTGATTAACAACTTGTCTTCCTATGGACATTTGAATCGCTATGGCTTTATCCAAACTCCTTACCGTCGTGTTGATCGTGAAAATGGTGTGGTTACTAATGACATCGTTTGGTTGACAGCTGACGAAGAAGATGAGTATATTGTAGCGCAGGCAAATTCGAAGTTAAATGAAAAAGGTGGCTTTGCAGAGAGCGTTGTTATGGGACGCCATCAAGGGAATAACCAAGAGTTTCCATCAAGCGAAGTAGATTTCATGGATGTATCGCCTAAGCAGGTAGTTGCCGTTGCGACAGCATGTATTCCTTTCCTTGAAAACGATGACTCCAACCGTGCCCTCATGGGTGCCAACATGCAACGTCAGGCTGTGCCATTGATTGATCCAAAAGCTCCTTATGTAGGAACGGGTATGGAATATCAAGCAGCCCACGATTCAGGAGCAGCAGTGATTGCCCAGCATAATGGAAAAGTCACCTATGCAGATGCAGACAAGGTTGAAGTTCGCCGTGAAGATGGATCGCTCGATGTTTACCACATCCAAAAATTCCGCCGTTCAAACTCAGGGACAGCTTATAACCAACGTACCTTGGTAAAAGTTGGCGATATCGTTGAAAAAGGCGATTTTATCGCAGACGGACCTTCTATGGAAAATGGGGAAATGGCACTTGGACAAAACCCAATCGTTGCCTACATGACCTGGGAAGGGTATAACTTCGAGGATGCGGTTATCATGAGTGAGCGTCTTGTGAAAGAGGATGTCTATACTTCTGTTCACTTGGAAGAATACGAATCAGAAACCCGCGACACCAAGTTAGGCCCTGAAGAAATTACTCGTGAAATTCCAAACGTTGGTGAAGATGCCCTTAAAAACCTTGACGAAATGGGAATTATCCGCATTGGTGCTGAGGTAAAAGAAGGCGATATCCTTGTTGGTAAAGTGACTCCGAAGGGTGAAAAAGACCTTTCAGCGGAAGAGCGTCTCCTTCATGCCATCTTTGGTGATAAATCTCGTGAAGTCCGTGATACGTCGCTTCGTGTGCCTCACGGTGCGGATGGTGTCGTTCGTGATGTGAAAATCTTTACCCGTGCTAACGGTGACGAATTGCAATCAGGTGTCAACATGCTGGTTCGTGTCTACATCGCTCAAAAACGGAAGATTAAAGTCGGAGATAAGATGGCGGGACGCCACGGAAATAAAGGGGTTGTCTCTCGTATTGTACCTGTTGAGGATATGCCATACCTTCCAGATGGAACACCGGTTGATATCATGTTGAACCCACTTGGGGTGCCATCTCGGATGAATATCGGTCAGGTTATGGAGCTTCACCTTGGAATGGCAGCTCGAAATCTCGGTATTCACATCGCGACACCAGTCTTTGACGGAGCAAGTTCAGAAGACCTGTGGTCAACAGTTAAAGAAGCTGGTATGGATAGCGATGCCAAGACTATTCTTTACGATGGACGGACAGGTGAGCCGTTTGATAACCGTGTGTCTGTTGGGGTCATGTACATGATCAAGCTTCACCACATGGTTGATGATAAACTTCACGCACGTTCGGTTGGACCATACTCTATGGTTACCCAACAGCCACTTGGTGGTAAAGCTCAATTTGGTGGACAACGTTTCGGTGAGATGGAGGTTTGGGCTCTTGAAGCTTATGGAGCTTCAAACGTTCTCCAAGAAATCTTGACCTACAAGTCTGATGATGTCAACGGTCGTTTGAAAGCCTATGAAGCTATTACCAAAGGAAAACCAATTCCAAAACCAGGTGTGCCAGAGTCATTCCGCGTATTGGTCAAAGAATTGCAATCACTTGGTCTTGATATGCGTGTCCTTGATGAAGATGATCAAGAAGTAGAACTTCGCGACCTCGATGAGGGAGAAGATGACGATGTTATCCATGTGGATGACCTTGAAAAGGCGCGTGAAAAAGCCGCTCAAGAAGCGAAAGCAGCCTTTGATGCGGAAGGAAAAGAAGAGCCAGTAGTCGAAACAAACGAAGACTAG
- the nusG gene encoding transcription termination/antitermination protein NusG, translated as MDSFDKGWFVLQTYSGYENKVKENLLQRAQTYNMLENILRVEIPTQTVQVEKNGKSKEIEENRFPGYVLVEMVMTDEAWFVVRNTPNVTGFVGSHGNRSKPTPLLEEEIRNILISMGQTVQEFDVDVRVGDTVRIIDGAFTDYTGKITEIDNNKVKMVISMFGNDTIAEVNLSQIAEL; from the coding sequence ATGGATAGTTTTGACAAAGGCTGGTTTGTCCTCCAAACCTACTCAGGATATGAGAACAAAGTAAAGGAAAATCTCCTTCAACGGGCACAAACCTACAATATGCTGGAGAATATTTTGCGGGTGGAAATTCCAACGCAAACCGTTCAAGTGGAGAAAAATGGGAAAAGCAAGGAAATCGAAGAAAATCGTTTCCCAGGGTATGTCTTGGTGGAAATGGTTATGACCGATGAGGCTTGGTTTGTCGTGCGAAATACGCCAAACGTTACAGGGTTTGTCGGCTCCCACGGAAATCGTTCCAAACCAACTCCTTTATTGGAAGAGGAAATTCGCAATATCTTGATTTCTATGGGACAAACTGTGCAGGAATTTGATGTAGATGTGCGCGTGGGAGATACCGTTCGTATTATTGACGGTGCCTTTACGGACTATACAGGGAAAATCACTGAAATTGACAATAATAAGGTGAAAATGGTTATTTCTATGTTTGGAAATGATACGATTGCAGAAGTGAATTTGAGCCAGATTGCAGAGCTGTAA
- the secE gene encoding preprotein translocase subunit SecE — translation MRFIADTFRVLRDTSWPTGKQSWKDFISVIEYTAFFVVIIYLFDILVSRGLLNLLHIF, via the coding sequence GTGAGATTTATCGCAGATACATTTCGAGTGCTGAGAGATACTTCTTGGCCTACAGGAAAGCAAAGTTGGAAGGATTTTATTTCTGTTATAGAATACACAGCCTTCTTTGTCGTTATTATCTATTTATTTGACATTCTTGTTTCGCGAGGATTGTTAAACTTGCTTCATATTTTTTAA
- the rpmG gene encoding 50S ribosomal protein L33, producing MALKKASLACAVCGSRNYSIKLSSTPKPKRLEVNKFCKHCSKYTIHKETR from the coding sequence ATGGCATTAAAAAAAGCAAGTCTGGCGTGTGCGGTTTGTGGATCGAGAAACTACTCAATTAAGCTCAGTAGTACGCCAAAACCAAAGCGTCTAGAAGTGAATAAATTCTGTAAGCATTGCAGCAAATATACGATACATAAAGAAACCAGATAG
- the pbp2a gene encoding penicillin-binding protein PBP2A, with protein MKKIRELVEQAIDYFKEDEKPAKPVAEEVELKEEELEPSFSRSGKAGRKKSATQHPFRRFWRKYHLTKIVLITGLGVSLLVGGYLFYVAKTTNVKDLQDALKATTIIYDREGNEAGSLSGQKGTYVELSEISKDMQDAVIATEDRSFYKNSGINYQRFFLAILTAGRSGGGSTITQQLAKNAYLSQDQTIERKAKEFFLALELTKKYSKDQILTMYLNNSYFGNGVWGVEDASKKYFGVSASQLTLDQAATLAGMLKGPEIYNPLYSIEYATNRRDTVLQNMVAAGMIEQGRADDAAGQDMASQLSDTYEGKVKDYSYPSYFDAVINEAVQKYGLKEADIVNNGYRIYTELDQNYQASMQVIYNKAELFPVAADGSHAESGSVALDPQTGGVRGLVGRVNSDIDAEFRMFNYATQSSRSPGSTIKPLLVYSPAVAAGWSIDQELDNTTTTYGNYTVQNYAGIQTAPTIPMYQALADSLNIPAVAVVNELGLNKAFEYGKKFGLSMDKVDQTLGVALGGGVATNPLQMAQAYGTFANGGVMNDAHLITKIENASGQVVKTHKASATRILNNAVNDKMTSMMLGTFSNGTGIYAAPYGYTMAGKTGTTETDFNPDVVGDQWVIGYTPDVVISHWLGFPKTDEEHYLTGTSANEASTIFRSLANSILPYTDGTSFADKNAYAQNGIAPVNLEGTDGVTQQETSDILKEVQDKAQNLVEQAREALENAQLPEKAKNLWDQIRGFFQPE; from the coding sequence ATGAAGAAGATACGAGAATTAGTTGAACAAGCGATTGATTATTTTAAAGAAGACGAGAAACCAGCAAAACCTGTCGCAGAAGAGGTTGAGTTGAAAGAGGAAGAGTTGGAGCCGAGCTTTAGCCGTTCTGGGAAAGCAGGACGGAAGAAGTCGGCAACTCAGCATCCATTTCGCCGTTTTTGGCGGAAGTACCACCTGACCAAGATCGTGTTGATTACAGGTCTTGGAGTGAGTTTGTTGGTTGGGGGCTACCTCTTTTATGTGGCTAAGACGACCAATGTCAAGGACTTGCAAGATGCCCTTAAAGCAACGACTATCATCTATGACCGCGAGGGCAATGAGGCAGGCAGTCTATCTGGGCAAAAAGGGACCTATGTGGAGCTGTCGGAGATTAGCAAGGACATGCAGGATGCGGTTATTGCAACGGAGGACCGAAGTTTCTACAAAAACAGCGGGATTAACTACCAGCGTTTCTTTTTAGCTATCTTGACAGCGGGCCGTTCTGGTGGGGGGTCGACCATTACCCAGCAGTTGGCGAAAAATGCCTATCTCTCACAAGACCAGACCATTGAACGCAAGGCCAAGGAATTTTTCCTAGCTCTGGAATTGACGAAAAAATATAGCAAGGATCAGATTTTGACCATGTACCTCAACAACTCCTATTTTGGAAATGGTGTTTGGGGGGTAGAAGATGCGAGTAAAAAATACTTTGGCGTGTCTGCCAGTCAGCTGACCTTGGATCAGGCAGCGACCTTGGCTGGTATGCTTAAAGGTCCTGAGATTTACAATCCACTTTATTCCATCGAATATGCGACCAACCGCAGGGATACAGTGCTGCAAAATATGGTCGCAGCAGGGATGATTGAGCAGGGAAGGGCTGATGACGCGGCAGGTCAAGACATGGCTAGTCAGCTTTCAGATACCTATGAAGGAAAGGTCAAGGATTATAGTTATCCATCGTATTTTGATGCGGTTATCAATGAAGCGGTGCAGAAATATGGACTTAAAGAAGCGGATATTGTGAACAATGGCTATCGCATCTACACCGAGCTGGATCAAAATTACCAGGCAAGCATGCAGGTTATTTATAACAAGGCAGAGCTGTTTCCAGTGGCGGCAGATGGCAGTCATGCTGAGTCAGGGAGTGTAGCCTTGGATCCTCAGACTGGGGGCGTTCGTGGTTTAGTTGGGCGGGTCAATAGTGATATTGATGCTGAATTTCGGATGTTTAACTATGCGACCCAGTCTAGTCGCAGTCCAGGCTCCACAATCAAACCACTATTGGTATATAGTCCTGCGGTGGCTGCGGGCTGGTCCATTGACCAAGAATTGGATAATACCACAACGACTTATGGCAACTATACTGTTCAAAACTATGCAGGCATTCAAACAGCCCCGACCATTCCGATGTATCAGGCTTTGGCGGATTCTCTGAATATTCCAGCAGTGGCTGTGGTCAATGAATTAGGCTTGAACAAGGCTTTCGAATATGGAAAGAAATTTGGTCTTTCTATGGACAAGGTCGATCAGACTTTGGGGGTTGCTCTGGGAGGTGGTGTCGCAACCAATCCTTTGCAAATGGCACAAGCCTACGGAACCTTTGCAAATGGTGGGGTTATGAATGATGCCCACTTGATTACCAAGATTGAAAATGCCAGTGGACAAGTCGTGAAGACCCACAAGGCTAGTGCGACTAGAATTCTCAACAATGCGGTAAATGACAAGATGACCAGCATGATGCTAGGAACGTTTAGTAACGGTACTGGAATTTATGCAGCTCCGTACGGCTACACGATGGCAGGAAAGACTGGGACCACAGAAACGGATTTTAACCCAGATGTCGTTGGGGATCAGTGGGTCATTGGGTATACCCCAGATGTCGTGATTAGCCATTGGCTAGGATTTCCAAAAACAGACGAGGAGCATTATCTGACTGGGACTAGTGCCAATGAAGCCTCGACTATTTTTCGAAGTCTCGCTAATAGCATTCTTCCTTATACGGATGGCACCAGCTTTGCGGATAAAAATGCCTATGCCCAAAATGGCATAGCACCGGTGAATCTTGAAGGTACAGATGGCGTTACGCAGCAAGAGACTTCAGATATTTTAAAAGAAGTGCAGGATAAGGCACAAAATCTTGTCGAGCAAGCAAGAGAAGCTTTAGAAAATGCTCAATTACCTGAAAAAGCAAAGAATCTCTGGGATCAGATTAGAGGATTTTTCCAGCCAGAATAA
- a CDS encoding RluA family pseudouridine synthase, translating to MKIHMTIPKNWHSLTLKEVLEEQLLIPRKIRHFLRTKKHVLINEQFSHWQTKLNAGDDLTLIFDEEDYPPKTIPFGEPSLVEELYQDEHIIIVNKPEGMKTHGNDATELALLNHVSAHVQQTCYVVHRLDKETSGAVLFAKNPFILPILNRLLEDKRISREYWALVEGKLSAKSLVYKDKIGRDRHDRRKRLVDNRAGQYAETHIQTLKTFPTTSLVQCRLKTGRTHQIRVHLSHHGHPILGDPLYHPHAQGRLLLHAYKLTFTHPLTLQTITVKAPSTSFEQGLDTFKRGQHIKNNF from the coding sequence ATGAAGATTCACATGACAATTCCAAAAAACTGGCACTCCTTAACCCTCAAAGAAGTACTTGAGGAGCAACTCCTCATTCCACGGAAAATCAGGCATTTTCTACGAACCAAAAAACATGTCCTCATCAACGAGCAATTTTCCCATTGGCAAACGAAACTCAATGCCGGAGACGATTTGACGTTGATTTTTGATGAAGAGGACTATCCTCCAAAGACCATTCCATTTGGAGAGCCTAGCCTAGTCGAAGAACTCTATCAAGACGAACATATCATCATTGTCAATAAACCAGAAGGTATGAAAACACACGGAAATGATGCAACTGAGCTCGCTCTGCTCAATCATGTCTCTGCCCATGTTCAGCAGACTTGCTATGTCGTTCATCGCCTTGATAAGGAGACCAGCGGAGCTGTTCTCTTTGCCAAAAATCCCTTTATCCTCCCCATTCTCAACCGTCTTTTAGAAGACAAGCGTATTTCTAGAGAATATTGGGCATTAGTGGAGGGAAAACTCTCTGCCAAATCCCTCGTCTACAAGGATAAAATCGGACGTGACCGCCATGATCGAAGAAAACGCTTGGTCGATAACCGAGCAGGACAGTATGCTGAAACCCACATTCAAACCCTCAAAACCTTTCCCACGACCTCGCTTGTCCAGTGCCGACTAAAAACAGGGCGTACCCATCAAATCCGTGTCCACCTCTCCCACCACGGACATCCTATCCTGGGCGATCCACTCTACCATCCACACGCCCAAGGGCGACTCCTGCTCCATGCTTATAAGCTCACCTTTACCCATCCCTTGACTTTGCAGACCATTACGGTAAAGGCTCCTTCAACCAGCTTTGAGCAAGGGCTAGATACCTTTAAAAGAGGGCAACATATCAAAAACAATTTCTAA
- a CDS encoding heavy-metal-associated domain-containing protein, with the protein MKQTVHLHHLSCDHCVNRVTERFLALDGVIQVTIDLPSQTAVVDTQQVRTKEEYQAALNKTIYQILEVTD; encoded by the coding sequence ATGAAACAAACCGTACATCTTCATCATTTATCTTGTGACCATTGTGTCAATCGTGTCACCGAACGCTTCCTAGCCTTGGACGGTGTCATTCAGGTCACGATTGACCTTCCTAGTCAAACAGCAGTGGTGGATACCCAGCAAGTCCGCACCAAGGAAGAGTATCAAGCAGCACTTAACAAAACGATTTATCAGATTTTGGAAGTGACAGATTAA
- a CDS encoding heavy metal translocating P-type ATPase, producing the protein MGKQEYRVTGMTCASCAMTVEMVARELDSIDQAAVNLATETLTVISKDGFDKAELEKAVSEAGYRLVEPELAKGKEEKEEQLVRMRRSLLGLAMLTLPLLYLSMGGMLGLSLPNVSDKMLVLWQFLLTLPVLYLGRGFYSRGFRHLIKRHPNMDSLIAVGTGAAFLYSLRSMAEVFSGNHGALHHLYFESVAVIISLVFLGKYLEFLAKGRTSQVIEQLMDLLPQTAQVWRNETWQTIKSEDILRGDRIRVRAGERMPVDGVVLSGETYVDESMMTGESLPVAKKVGDRITSATVNQLGLIEYQATQVGEETTLAQIRRLIEQAQGSKAPIAALGDKIALYFVPTVLLLGLVAGLFWLAMGESLDFALSIFVSVLVIACPCALGLATPTAIMVGTGKGAEAGILIKSAASLEGLSQVDTLVLDKTGTLTVGHPVLTDIHVSGDLSENDLLQLVASSEQYSEHPLAQAFMTAAKERQIELLPVEDFRVIPGQGLSAKVNEQTLLVGNSRLLASHGVAMNERAKGEMLAEDGKTVMFVALNHTYVGCLAVADAVKEGSREAISHLKTIGKELIILTGDNEKTAHALAKSLGINQVIAQVLPDGKAREIEKIQAEGRRVAMVGDGINDAPALVQADVGIAIGAGADIAMESADIVLMHSDVRDVSKAFRLSQLTLKTIKENLFWAFAYNVLGIPLAMGLFHLFGGPLLNPMFAGLAMSFSSVSVVLNALRLRRRTLTI; encoded by the coding sequence ATGGGAAAACAGGAATATCGAGTTACAGGAATGACTTGTGCCTCCTGTGCGATGACGGTTGAGATGGTCGCGCGTGAGTTAGATAGCATTGATCAAGCGGCTGTTAACTTAGCAACGGAAACTTTAACGGTCATTTCAAAGGATGGATTTGACAAGGCAGAGCTTGAAAAGGCGGTATCTGAGGCTGGCTATCGGCTAGTAGAACCTGAACTTGCCAAGGGAAAGGAGGAAAAAGAGGAGCAGTTAGTCCGTATGCGAAGGAGCTTATTGGGACTTGCCATGCTTACCCTTCCTTTGCTCTATCTATCCATGGGAGGGATGCTAGGTCTTTCCTTGCCAAATGTTTCTGACAAAATGCTCGTGCTCTGGCAGTTTCTCCTGACTCTGCCAGTGCTGTATCTGGGACGAGGATTTTATAGCCGAGGATTTCGGCATTTAATCAAGCGTCATCCGAATATGGACAGTTTGATTGCGGTGGGGACTGGTGCAGCTTTTCTTTACAGCCTGCGGTCAATGGCTGAAGTTTTTTCTGGAAATCATGGAGCTCTTCATCATCTCTATTTTGAATCGGTGGCGGTGATTATCAGTCTGGTTTTTCTGGGGAAATATTTGGAATTCTTAGCCAAAGGACGGACTTCTCAGGTGATTGAACAATTGATGGATTTACTGCCTCAGACTGCTCAAGTATGGAGAAATGAAACTTGGCAGACCATAAAGAGTGAGGATATTTTAAGAGGAGATCGAATTCGTGTCAGGGCAGGTGAGCGTATGCCTGTGGATGGCGTAGTGCTTTCTGGGGAAACCTATGTGGATGAGTCCATGATGACAGGAGAAAGCCTGCCCGTAGCCAAAAAAGTAGGGGACCGGATTACCAGTGCCACGGTCAATCAACTGGGGCTGATTGAATACCAAGCGACCCAGGTCGGAGAGGAGACAACGCTAGCACAAATTCGGCGTTTGATTGAGCAAGCTCAAGGGTCTAAGGCACCGATTGCAGCCTTGGGAGACAAGATTGCCTTGTATTTTGTTCCGACTGTTTTATTACTTGGCTTGGTTGCGGGGCTATTTTGGCTTGCGATGGGGGAGAGCCTTGATTTTGCCTTGTCGATTTTTGTATCGGTCTTGGTGATTGCCTGTCCGTGTGCTTTGGGCTTGGCCACTCCGACTGCGATCATGGTGGGAACAGGCAAGGGTGCTGAAGCTGGCATTCTCATCAAGTCAGCAGCAAGCTTAGAGGGCTTGTCCCAAGTGGATACCCTGGTATTAGACAAGACAGGGACACTGACAGTGGGCCATCCTGTGCTGACAGATATTCATGTCTCGGGAGACCTTTCTGAAAACGACTTACTTCAGCTGGTGGCTAGCAGTGAGCAATACTCAGAGCACCCCTTGGCACAGGCTTTCATGACAGCAGCCAAGGAGCGACAGATAGAACTCCTCCCAGTAGAGGACTTTCGTGTCATCCCGGGGCAGGGTTTGTCTGCAAAGGTCAATGAGCAAACTTTGCTAGTGGGAAATTCTAGGCTTTTGGCGTCTCACGGGGTGGCTATGAATGAGAGAGCAAAAGGTGAAATGCTTGCCGAGGATGGGAAAACTGTGATGTTTGTCGCCCTAAATCATACCTATGTCGGATGTTTGGCAGTGGCAGATGCGGTCAAAGAGGGCAGCAGAGAAGCCATTTCCCATCTCAAAACGATAGGGAAAGAGTTGATTATCTTGACAGGGGATAACGAAAAAACGGCCCATGCTCTGGCAAAATCTCTAGGAATCAATCAAGTAATCGCTCAAGTCTTGCCAGATGGAAAAGCGAGGGAAATTGAGAAGATCCAGGCAGAGGGTCGCCGTGTAGCCATGGTTGGTGATGGCATCAATGATGCTCCCGCCTTGGTGCAGGCAGATGTGGGGATTGCGATTGGGGCAGGAGCTGACATTGCGATGGAATCTGCGGACATTGTCCTCATGCATAGCGATGTACGAGATGTATCCAAGGCCTTTCGGCTCAGTCAGTTGACCCTAAAGACAATTAAGGAAAATCTCTTTTGGGCTTTTGCCTATAATGTTCTAGGAATTCCTTTGGCCATGGGGCTTTTCCATCTCTTTGGCGGTCCTTTGTTAAATCCCATGTTTGCAGGGCTAGCAATGAGTTTTAGCTCAGTCTCAGTCGTCCTAAATGCCCTTCGTCTCCGTCGTCGAACACTCACAATCTAG
- a CDS encoding BlaI/MecI/CopY family transcriptional regulator, translating to MNISQAEWQVMRVLWAYPNSRSSEVVTRLEEDFAWKPATVKTLLNRLKGKGLIQMEKREGKFYYRAEVAEEQHLQDEWHSFFENVCQTKHGELLSSMVAEASLSASAIKDLIELLEKRLETAPSQVICACSKGQCSCHHACERK from the coding sequence ATGAACATCAGTCAGGCAGAGTGGCAGGTCATGCGAGTGCTGTGGGCCTATCCCAATAGTCGTAGTAGTGAGGTAGTGACGCGTTTGGAAGAGGATTTTGCTTGGAAGCCAGCGACGGTCAAAACATTGCTCAATCGCCTAAAAGGCAAGGGCTTGATCCAAATGGAAAAACGGGAAGGCAAGTTTTATTACCGAGCAGAGGTGGCAGAGGAGCAGCATTTGCAGGATGAATGGCATTCTTTTTTTGAAAATGTCTGTCAGACCAAGCATGGGGAGCTTTTATCTTCCATGGTAGCAGAAGCTAGTTTGAGTGCGAGTGCTATCAAGGATCTCATAGAGCTGCTAGAAAAACGCCTAGAAACGGCTCCGAGTCAGGTGATATGTGCTTGTTCAAAGGGGCAGTGCTCGTGTCATCATGCGTGTGAGAGGAAGTGA